The following proteins are encoded in a genomic region of Sneathiella marina:
- a CDS encoding ABC transporter permease subunit, with the protein MFYFILRRVGLLVPTFLGVTIAAFSFIRLLPGDPVLLMAGERGLTPERHAELLEKFGYNRPIWEQFLEYLLGVLQGDLGNSLVTKKPVLEEFFTLFPATFELALCAIIFATIIGVTAGAIAAVKRSTWFDHTAMGTALVGYSMPIFWWGLLLIILFSGILGWTPVSGRISLIYFFPQVTGFMLIDSLLSGQKGAFSSAVSHLILPTIVLGTIPLAVIARQTRSAMLEVLGEDYVRTAKAKGLSPKRVVGVHALRNALIPVITTIGLQVGVLLGGAILTETIFSWPGVGKWMVDSISRRDYPSVQGGLLLIATIVMIVNLIVDLMYGLINPKIRHTGG; encoded by the coding sequence ATGTTTTATTTTATTTTAAGGCGCGTCGGCCTTCTCGTCCCAACATTTTTGGGCGTGACAATAGCCGCGTTCAGTTTTATCCGGCTGCTTCCGGGCGATCCTGTCCTTCTGATGGCTGGGGAACGTGGATTGACACCTGAGCGCCACGCCGAGCTTCTTGAAAAATTTGGGTATAACCGACCTATTTGGGAGCAGTTTCTGGAATATCTCCTGGGGGTCCTGCAGGGGGATCTGGGAAATTCGCTGGTAACCAAGAAACCGGTACTTGAAGAATTCTTCACACTCTTTCCAGCGACTTTCGAGCTCGCACTCTGCGCTATTATCTTTGCAACAATAATCGGTGTTACTGCCGGGGCAATTGCCGCTGTCAAACGCAGCACCTGGTTCGACCATACTGCCATGGGGACAGCGTTGGTCGGATATTCCATGCCGATATTCTGGTGGGGGTTGCTGCTCATTATCCTTTTTTCAGGAATTCTCGGCTGGACTCCGGTGTCCGGGCGGATTTCATTGATTTATTTTTTCCCGCAAGTTACCGGCTTTATGCTGATCGACAGCTTGCTCTCCGGACAAAAGGGTGCCTTTTCCTCCGCGGTCTCGCATCTGATCTTGCCAACTATTGTTCTGGGAACCATTCCACTGGCCGTAATCGCCCGCCAGACAAGATCAGCAATGCTGGAAGTGCTTGGTGAGGATTATGTCCGAACTGCGAAGGCAAAAGGCCTTTCTCCAAAAAGAGTTGTTGGTGTTCATGCGCTGCGGAATGCTTTGATCCCGGTTATCACGACAATCGGTCTTCAGGTCGGTGTCCTACTGGGCGGCGCCATTCTGACGGAAACCATCTTTTCCTGGCCTGGCGTTGGCAAATGGATGGTTGATTCCATTTCGCGTCGGGATTATCCCTCCGTGCAAGGCGGCTTGCTGCTCATCGCCACCATCGTCATGATCGTCAACCTGATTGTTGATTTGATGTATGGCCTTATTAATCCGAAAATCCGGCATACGGGGGGCTGA
- a CDS encoding MHYT domain-containing protein, whose product MPLEIAYSPLLVMASIAIAITASFTALRMTSNLRLMTVAQRKRRVAQGALALGGGIWSMHFVGMLAVDMPLSLAYAPLPTLGSALIAILVTGAALLSLHFGVRNKKRIAIAGVITGIGIVAMHYLGMSAISANCIVTYNPVGLVVAVTIGIAASIAAMELAYGQRTLKAAIAGAVVLGLAISAMHYSAMYFTIFSINTDVVATPVLSKDTLALIVALASFFICGLFLLSAVPSGVEPATSTANDENAPAIAENEALLNGRDEVTAKAASSVAFSRAMSQSTEDINDGRIPYDRNKTIRFLPSSAILMAQADGHYTKLHNGEEELFCPWPISRLEKKLSPSMFIRTHRSYLVNRQKITGLRRDGDKAFCLMGDETNIEAPVSRGRLAELREILKIG is encoded by the coding sequence ATGCCGCTTGAAATCGCCTATTCACCGTTGCTGGTGATGGCGTCAATTGCAATCGCGATAACCGCATCATTTACGGCCCTGAGGATGACCTCCAATTTACGCCTGATGACGGTGGCACAGCGAAAAAGACGGGTTGCCCAAGGTGCCTTGGCTCTGGGCGGCGGGATCTGGTCCATGCATTTTGTCGGCATGTTGGCCGTGGATATGCCGTTGTCGCTGGCCTACGCGCCTTTGCCAACACTTGGATCAGCCCTTATCGCAATTTTGGTGACGGGGGCGGCCCTGCTGTCGCTGCATTTTGGTGTGCGGAACAAGAAACGTATTGCCATCGCCGGTGTGATCACCGGCATCGGGATTGTCGCAATGCATTATCTGGGGATGAGCGCCATTTCCGCGAACTGTATTGTCACTTACAATCCGGTGGGGCTGGTGGTCGCGGTAACAATTGGTATTGCAGCGTCCATTGCCGCCATGGAACTTGCCTATGGGCAGCGCACCTTAAAAGCCGCTATCGCGGGAGCCGTCGTCCTTGGGCTTGCTATTTCTGCCATGCATTATTCAGCCATGTATTTCACAATTTTCAGCATAAATACCGATGTGGTTGCAACACCGGTTTTGAGTAAAGATACATTGGCATTGATCGTCGCTCTGGCGTCCTTCTTTATCTGCGGATTATTCCTGTTATCGGCCGTACCGTCGGGTGTTGAGCCTGCGACATCGACCGCAAATGATGAGAATGCCCCGGCAATAGCGGAAAATGAGGCGCTGCTGAATGGAAGGGACGAGGTTACCGCCAAGGCAGCTTCCTCGGTCGCGTTTTCGCGGGCCATGTCTCAATCAACGGAGGATATAAATGATGGTCGCATTCCCTATGACAGAAACAAAACCATCCGCTTCTTGCCGTCCTCAGCCATTCTGATGGCGCAGGCTGATGGACATTATACCAAGCTTCATAACGGGGAAGAGGAACTGTTCTGTCCCTGGCCAATTTCCCGGCTTGAGAAAAAGCTGAGCCCCAGCATGTTTATCCGCACGCATCGCAGCTATTTGGTTAATCGCCAGAAGATTACCGGACTGCGTCGTGACGGTGACAAGGCCTTCTGTTTAATGGGGGACGAGACGAATATTGAAGCGCCGGTCAGCCGCGGGCGATTGGCAGAACTACGTGAAATATTAAAAATCGGATAG
- a CDS encoding aerobic carbon-monoxide dehydrogenase large subunit: MNDQAPLSREDRVKNLKGIGSERKRVEDARFTQGKGNYVDDINLPGMLFGDFVRSPYGHARIKSIDKEAALAVPGVVAVLTAEDLKPLNLHYMPTLAGDVQAVLADEKVLFQSQEVAFVIAEDRYIAADAVELVEVDYEELPALTDAFKALDEDAPLLREDIKDKMEGAHGPRKHHNHIFLWEEGDKDGTEKALSDAEVVAEELITYQRVHPCPLETCGCVASMDKINGKLTLWGTFQAPHAVRTVASLITNIAEHNIRVVSPDIGGGFGNKVGVYPGYICAAVASIVTGVPVKWVEDRMENLTATAFARDYHMTGKIAATKDGKITGLWCHVLADHGAFDACADPTKFPAGFFHIVTGSYDIPVAYVGVDGVYTNKAPGGVAYRCSFRVTEAAYLIERMIEILALKLDMDPVELRMKNFIRKEQFPYQSALGWEYDSGDYHTAMEKGMAAVEYDALRKEQAENRAAFDRGETRTLMGVGTAFFTEIVGAGPVKNCDILGLGMFDSCEIRIHPTGSAIARLGTISQGQGHATTFAQILATEIGIPAEDITLEEGDTDTAPYGLGTYGSRSTPVAGAATAMAGRKIRAKAQMIAAYLLEVHEGDLEWDVDRFQIKGNPEAHKTMKELAFASYNQAIPGLEPGLEAVSYYDPPNMTYPFGAYFCVVDVDVDTGVVDIRRFYALDDCGTRINPMIIEGQVHGGLTEALAIAMGQHITYDEGGNVHGGSLMDFFLPTAVETPVWETDYTTTPSPHHPIGAKGVGESPNVGGVPAFSNAVHDAFAHKGLTHTQMPHDHWRVWQTAQKLGLTD, from the coding sequence ATGAATGATCAAGCACCCCTATCCCGGGAAGATCGGGTAAAAAACCTTAAAGGTATCGGCTCAGAACGGAAACGCGTCGAGGATGCCAGATTTACGCAAGGCAAAGGTAACTATGTTGACGATATAAATTTACCGGGCATGTTGTTCGGCGATTTCGTCCGCTCCCCTTACGGTCACGCGCGGATCAAAAGCATCGATAAGGAAGCGGCGCTGGCAGTGCCCGGCGTTGTTGCGGTTTTGACGGCAGAAGATCTCAAACCGCTTAACCTCCATTATATGCCGACTTTGGCCGGGGATGTGCAGGCGGTTCTTGCGGACGAGAAAGTCCTGTTTCAAAGCCAGGAAGTCGCCTTTGTCATCGCTGAAGATCGCTACATCGCGGCCGATGCTGTCGAGCTGGTGGAAGTGGATTATGAGGAATTGCCGGCTTTGACCGATGCCTTTAAGGCATTGGATGAAGATGCGCCGTTACTCCGCGAAGATATAAAGGATAAAATGGAAGGGGCCCATGGTCCCCGTAAGCATCATAACCATATCTTTCTGTGGGAAGAGGGCGATAAGGATGGCACGGAAAAAGCGCTGTCTGATGCGGAAGTGGTTGCCGAAGAATTGATTACGTATCAACGGGTCCATCCTTGCCCGCTGGAAACCTGCGGCTGTGTGGCCTCTATGGACAAGATCAACGGCAAACTGACTTTGTGGGGTACTTTTCAGGCGCCGCACGCGGTTCGAACAGTGGCCTCCCTGATCACCAACATCGCGGAGCATAATATCCGGGTGGTTTCACCTGATATAGGCGGCGGCTTCGGCAACAAGGTCGGTGTTTATCCGGGATATATCTGCGCAGCCGTGGCGTCTATCGTCACTGGAGTTCCGGTTAAATGGGTTGAAGACCGGATGGAAAACCTGACGGCAACCGCTTTCGCCCGCGACTATCATATGACCGGTAAAATTGCCGCGACCAAAGACGGTAAAATTACAGGTCTATGGTGCCATGTGTTGGCTGATCATGGGGCTTTTGATGCCTGTGCGGACCCAACCAAGTTCCCGGCAGGATTTTTCCATATCGTGACCGGGTCCTATGATATTCCGGTGGCTTATGTTGGCGTTGACGGTGTCTATACAAATAAGGCGCCGGGCGGGGTGGCGTATCGTTGTTCGTTCCGGGTAACGGAAGCGGCGTATTTGATTGAGCGCATGATTGAAATTCTGGCGCTGAAACTGGATATGGATCCTGTGGAACTTCGAATGAAGAACTTCATCCGAAAGGAGCAATTCCCGTATCAGTCCGCACTTGGATGGGAATATGACAGCGGTGACTATCATACAGCCATGGAAAAAGGCATGGCCGCAGTCGAATATGACGCCCTGCGCAAAGAACAGGCCGAAAACCGGGCCGCCTTTGATCGCGGGGAAACCCGGACCTTGATGGGGGTCGGTACAGCCTTCTTCACGGAGATCGTTGGTGCCGGGCCGGTAAAGAACTGCGACATACTTGGTCTTGGCATGTTTGACAGCTGCGAAATTCGCATCCATCCGACCGGGTCGGCCATTGCGCGTCTTGGTACCATTAGCCAGGGGCAGGGGCATGCAACGACATTTGCCCAGATTCTGGCAACTGAAATTGGTATCCCGGCGGAAGATATTACCCTGGAGGAAGGGGATACGGACACGGCGCCTTATGGTCTGGGGACCTATGGCTCGCGGTCGACGCCGGTGGCCGGTGCCGCCACCGCCATGGCCGGGCGAAAGATCCGCGCCAAGGCGCAGATGATTGCGGCGTATTTGCTGGAAGTCCATGAAGGAGATCTGGAATGGGATGTGGACCGGTTCCAGATCAAGGGAAATCCGGAAGCCCATAAAACCATGAAAGAGCTGGCCTTTGCATCCTACAATCAGGCCATTCCGGGATTGGAGCCCGGCCTTGAAGCGGTGTCCTATTATGATCCGCCGAATATGACCTATCCTTTTGGTGCCTATTTCTGCGTCGTTGATGTGGATGTGGATACTGGTGTCGTAGATATCCGGCGTTTCTACGCCTTGGATGATTGCGGTACCCGTATCAATCCGATGATCATTGAGGGGCAGGTTCATGGCGGACTGACAGAGGCCCTTGCCATCGCCATGGGACAGCATATTACCTATGACGAAGGCGGAAATGTGCATGGCGGCAGCCTGATGGACTTCTTCTTGCCGACCGCCGTGGAAACACCGGTTTGGGAAACTGATTATACGACAACCCCGTCGCCCCATCACCCCATCGGGGCCAAGGGCGTCGGTGAAAGCCCCAACGTGGGTGGTGTACCGGCTTTTTCAAATGCGGTTCACGATGCGTTCGCTCATAAGGGTTTGACCCATACTCAAATGCCCCATGATCATTGGCGCGTATGGCAGACTGCCCAAAAACTAGGGCTGACTGACTAG
- a CDS encoding FAD binding domain-containing protein gives MIPGSFDYHRPQSISEAVGMLADMGDDAIIVAGGHSLIPMMKLRMALPEHLIDIQDISDIKGITVSGSEVTIGAMVTQAELIGSEEIHAVCPILRETALQIADPQIRNVGTVGGNVANGDPGNDMPALMQALDATFVLAGGSGSRDVKARDFYEAAFFTAREEGEILTAIKFTAPPAGHGYAYMKQKRKIGDYATAAAAVMLTLNNGTVSSASIGLTNVADTPLYADAAVAALVGSSLDDASIKAAVEAAKSITDPAIDGRGPKEFRTHILGVMVERAIRAAAANAA, from the coding sequence ATGATACCCGGGTCATTTGACTATCATCGACCGCAATCCATTTCCGAAGCTGTCGGCATGCTGGCAGATATGGGAGACGATGCGATCATCGTTGCTGGCGGACACAGCCTGATACCGATGATGAAATTGCGCATGGCATTGCCAGAGCATCTCATCGATATTCAGGATATTTCCGATATCAAGGGAATTACCGTTTCTGGATCGGAGGTAACCATCGGCGCCATGGTGACGCAAGCCGAGCTGATCGGTTCGGAAGAAATTCATGCTGTCTGCCCGATTTTACGCGAAACAGCCCTGCAGATTGCCGATCCTCAAATCAGAAATGTCGGAACAGTTGGCGGCAATGTGGCCAACGGAGATCCTGGCAATGATATGCCGGCGCTCATGCAGGCCCTTGATGCGACTTTCGTCCTGGCCGGTGGATCCGGTAGTCGTGACGTCAAGGCGCGTGACTTCTACGAAGCCGCGTTTTTTACGGCGCGTGAAGAAGGCGAAATACTGACCGCCATAAAATTCACGGCACCGCCCGCTGGCCATGGGTACGCCTATATGAAGCAGAAACGCAAGATCGGTGATTATGCGACCGCTGCCGCCGCTGTCATGCTGACCTTGAATAATGGGACGGTAAGCTCGGCCTCGATCGGTCTTACAAATGTGGCGGATACGCCTCTTTATGCTGACGCTGCTGTGGCTGCGCTTGTGGGCTCATCTTTGGATGATGCCAGTATTAAAGCTGCCGTGGAGGCCGCAAAGTCTATTACTGATCCGGCCATTGACGGTCGAGGTCCCAAAGAATTTCGCACTCATATTTTGGGCGTTATGGTTGAACGCGCCATTCGCGCTGCTGCGGCCAACGCGGCCTAA
- a CDS encoding ABC transporter substrate-binding protein, which produces MGSKKLLLSAVLASAMMIGSAQAKTLVHCSEGSPEGFDPALYTAGTTFDASSRQVYNKLAEFEIGTTSIGPGLAESWSVSDDGLEYTFNLRKGVKFHTTDYFTPSRDMNADDVVFSFKRQLDKDHPWNQYTAGTAWEYFDGMSMPDLLKDVVKVDDNTVKFILNRPEAPMIANLGMDFASIMSKEYADQLAASGNMEDLNQKPVGTGPFKFVNYQKDAVIRYKAHDDYWAGRAKIDDLIFAITPDSSVRHQRLLAGECHFNPYPNPADLQAIRDDSSLKLPEQEGLNVGYLAYNTQVAPFDNPEVRKALNKSINKQAILDAVFQGAGKAAKNPIPPTIWSYNEAIQDDSYDPAAAKKMLDDAGVKDLKMKIWAMPVQRPYNPNARRMAELIQADFKEVGVDVEIVSYEWGEYLKRSKEIDRDGAVLLGWTGDNGDPDNFLAVLLGCDGVGGSNRAQWCNKEFEDIIQKAKITSDVDERTKLYEQAQVVFKEQAPWATIAHSVVFKAMRNEVDGYKIDPFGGHVFYGVDLVN; this is translated from the coding sequence ATGGGATCCAAAAAACTATTGCTGTCAGCTGTATTGGCGTCGGCGATGATGATTGGCAGTGCGCAGGCGAAAACACTTGTTCATTGCTCAGAAGGCTCACCAGAGGGTTTTGATCCAGCGCTTTATACAGCAGGGACGACTTTCGATGCGTCTTCCCGGCAGGTATATAATAAACTTGCAGAATTTGAAATTGGAACAACCTCAATTGGACCCGGACTTGCCGAAAGCTGGTCGGTTTCTGACGATGGGCTGGAATACACATTCAACCTCCGTAAAGGCGTTAAATTTCATACAACGGATTATTTTACACCAAGCCGCGACATGAACGCTGATGACGTTGTCTTCTCTTTCAAGCGGCAGCTGGATAAAGATCATCCATGGAATCAATATACGGCGGGTACCGCCTGGGAGTATTTTGACGGTATGTCCATGCCGGATCTCCTTAAAGATGTTGTTAAAGTCGATGATAATACAGTCAAATTCATCTTGAACAGGCCGGAAGCACCGATGATTGCAAATCTGGGCATGGATTTCGCGTCCATTATGTCCAAGGAATATGCGGATCAATTGGCCGCGTCAGGCAACATGGAAGATCTCAACCAGAAACCAGTTGGAACGGGCCCTTTCAAGTTTGTCAATTATCAAAAGGACGCTGTCATTCGCTATAAAGCTCATGATGACTATTGGGCCGGCCGGGCAAAAATTGACGATTTGATTTTCGCCATTACGCCAGATTCATCCGTTCGTCACCAGCGCCTTCTTGCCGGTGAATGTCATTTCAATCCGTATCCGAACCCGGCAGACCTGCAAGCCATTCGCGATGACAGCAGTTTGAAGCTTCCCGAACAGGAAGGCTTGAATGTCGGGTATCTTGCTTACAATACGCAAGTTGCACCCTTTGATAATCCAGAGGTACGCAAAGCCTTGAATAAATCCATCAACAAGCAGGCAATATTGGATGCGGTTTTCCAAGGAGCTGGCAAGGCTGCGAAGAACCCTATTCCACCGACCATCTGGTCTTATAATGAGGCGATACAGGATGACAGTTATGATCCTGCAGCTGCCAAAAAGATGCTGGATGATGCCGGTGTCAAAGACTTGAAAATGAAAATCTGGGCAATGCCTGTCCAACGCCCCTACAACCCGAATGCCCGTCGGATGGCGGAACTCATTCAAGCTGATTTCAAAGAAGTCGGTGTTGACGTAGAGATTGTTTCCTACGAATGGGGCGAATATCTGAAACGGTCAAAGGAAATTGACCGCGATGGTGCTGTCTTGCTTGGCTGGACCGGAGACAACGGCGATCCTGATAACTTCCTGGCCGTATTGCTCGGTTGTGACGGTGTCGGTGGTTCCAACCGCGCACAATGGTGTAACAAGGAGTTTGAAGACATTATTCAGAAGGCAAAAATCACTTCTGACGTTGACGAACGCACCAAGCTCTATGAACAGGCGCAGGTGGTCTTCAAGGAACAGGCACCTTGGGCAACAATAGCCCATTCCGTTGTTTTTAAAGCAATGCGGAATGAAGTAGACGGCTATAAAATCGATCCTTTCGGCGGCCATGTCTTCTATGGCGTTGATCTTGTCAATTAG
- a CDS encoding LLM class flavin-dependent oxidoreductase yields MTRLSVLDLAPITQGSDAAQSFRNSVEIAQLAEKKGFYRYWLAEHHNIPGIASAATSVLLAHVGAHTNSIRLGSGGVMLPNHAPLVIAEQFGTLASLYPDRIDLGLGRAPGTDGLTAHALRRSMTSDVDSFPADIQELQQYFADPEPGQRLKAVPGAGLHIPLYILGSSLYGAQLAAYLGLPYAFASHFAPTHLQEALHIYRRDFRPSAQLSEPYVIAAMNLQAADTKEEADYISTSLMQGVIKLATGNPVQLPPPVKGFGDQLGPQEQAVISRFMTYTALGDPEDIRRDLVKFKNETAADEIILTAQIFDHAARLRAFEIASEAADSLL; encoded by the coding sequence ATGACACGATTATCGGTTCTGGACCTGGCCCCTATCACACAAGGTAGCGACGCCGCCCAATCTTTTCGCAATTCAGTCGAAATCGCCCAGCTAGCTGAAAAGAAAGGGTTTTATCGGTACTGGCTCGCGGAGCATCATAACATTCCGGGTATTGCCAGTGCCGCAACCTCAGTCCTGCTGGCCCATGTCGGCGCGCATACCAATTCAATTCGGTTGGGATCCGGCGGTGTTATGCTGCCAAATCATGCACCATTGGTGATTGCCGAGCAATTCGGGACCCTCGCCTCCCTGTATCCCGATCGTATTGATCTTGGCTTGGGCCGGGCCCCCGGAACTGATGGATTGACAGCCCATGCCCTGCGCCGATCCATGACCAGTGATGTGGATAGCTTTCCAGCAGACATACAGGAGCTTCAACAATATTTCGCGGATCCGGAACCGGGTCAGCGTTTAAAAGCCGTGCCCGGCGCCGGATTACACATACCGCTTTATATTCTTGGCTCCAGCTTGTACGGCGCGCAACTTGCTGCCTATCTAGGCCTGCCCTACGCCTTTGCCTCCCATTTTGCCCCCACTCACCTGCAAGAAGCCCTTCATATTTACCGACGGGATTTTCGCCCCTCAGCGCAGCTTTCAGAACCTTATGTAATTGCTGCAATGAATTTACAAGCTGCCGATACAAAGGAAGAGGCTGATTACATCTCTACGTCTCTGATGCAAGGCGTGATCAAACTCGCAACTGGAAATCCAGTACAGCTTCCACCACCAGTGAAAGGCTTTGGCGATCAGTTAGGTCCTCAGGAGCAAGCCGTTATTTCACGATTTATGACATATACAGCGCTTGGAGATCCGGAGGATATCCGCAGAGACCTGGTCAAATTCAAGAATGAAACAGCCGCAGATGAAATCATTTTGACTGCTCAGATCTTTGATCATGCAGCAAGACTGAGGGCCTTTGAAATTGCTTCAGAAGCGGCTGATTCCCTTTTGTAA
- a CDS encoding AAA family ATPase — MTENRNIRDQLRAADYVADDALSTALQLAINLKRPLLLEGEAGVGKTEVAKALASIMQTNLIRLQCYEGLDAAAAIYEWNYQKQLLYIKASEREDKTASQVEQHIFTEDFLLERPLLQAIGQEISPVLLIDEIDRADEEFEAYLLEILSDFQITVPELGTITATSVPHVILTSNGTRELSDALRRRCLYSYVDFPSQARELEIILSRVPDIEAGLADQISRFVLNLRKEELEKNPGVAETLDWAAALVGLKISSLDGDLETIQSTLICLLKTETDLKSITKEVASRLLGKAA, encoded by the coding sequence ATGACGGAAAACAGAAACATACGCGATCAACTGCGGGCGGCGGATTATGTGGCGGATGACGCCCTGTCCACGGCCTTGCAACTGGCGATCAATCTCAAGCGGCCCTTGTTGCTGGAAGGGGAGGCAGGAGTTGGCAAAACAGAAGTGGCAAAAGCTTTGGCTTCTATCATGCAGACCAATCTTATACGCTTACAATGTTATGAAGGTCTGGACGCGGCTGCGGCGATATACGAATGGAACTACCAAAAGCAGCTGCTGTATATAAAGGCTTCGGAGCGGGAAGATAAAACGGCCTCGCAAGTCGAGCAGCATATATTTACCGAAGATTTTTTGCTCGAACGTCCTTTGCTACAAGCCATTGGTCAGGAAATCTCCCCGGTGTTGCTGATCGATGAGATTGATCGGGCGGATGAGGAGTTTGAAGCCTATCTTCTTGAAATCCTGTCTGATTTCCAAATTACGGTGCCTGAACTTGGCACCATAACGGCGACGTCAGTTCCGCATGTCATCCTCACGTCCAACGGGACAAGAGAGTTATCTGACGCATTGCGTCGGCGATGCCTGTATTCCTATGTGGATTTTCCGTCGCAAGCGCGGGAACTGGAAATTATCCTGTCTCGTGTGCCGGATATTGAAGCAGGCCTTGCCGACCAGATATCTCGTTTTGTCCTGAATTTGAGGAAGGAAGAACTGGAGAAAAATCCCGGCGTTGCGGAAACGCTAGATTGGGCGGCGGCGCTTGTCGGATTGAAAATCAGCAGTTTGGACGGAGATCTTGAGACCATCCAGTCGACGCTGATCTGTCTGCTGAAAACAGAAACGGACCTTAAATCCATCACCAAGGAGGTTGCCAGCCGACTACTCGGTAAAGCGGCGTAA
- a CDS encoding (2Fe-2S)-binding protein, translating into MSKMHVKMTVNGKEVEALAEPRTLLIHFLREDQQLTGPHIGCDTGHCGACTVDMDGKSVKSCMTFVGQSNGKNVTTIEGIAHPDGTLHALQEAFREHHGLQCGFCTPGMITRAHRLLQENPSPTEEEIRYGISGNLCRCTGYQNIVKAITVAADMLNAQEAAE; encoded by the coding sequence ATGTCAAAAATGCATGTTAAAATGACGGTAAACGGCAAGGAAGTGGAAGCCCTAGCCGAGCCGCGCACGCTCTTAATTCACTTCCTTCGCGAAGATCAACAACTGACCGGTCCGCATATTGGCTGTGATACGGGTCATTGTGGGGCCTGTACAGTCGATATGGATGGAAAGTCGGTTAAGTCTTGTATGACCTTTGTCGGCCAATCCAACGGAAAAAATGTCACCACAATAGAAGGAATTGCGCATCCCGACGGCACCTTGCATGCCTTACAGGAAGCGTTTCGGGAGCATCACGGGTTGCAATGCGGGTTTTGCACACCGGGAATGATTACCCGGGCGCATCGTTTGCTCCAGGAAAATCCATCACCGACGGAAGAGGAAATTCGCTATGGAATTTCCGGCAATCTTTGTCGGTGCACCGGATATCAGAATATTGTCAAGGCCATCACGGTCGCTGCGGATATGCTCAACGCTCAGGAGGCAGCAGAATAA
- a CDS encoding ABC transporter permease subunit: protein MTDTLAPIPEDLDNRKTTRLALLIEFWKYFKENKGAVAGMWFFLFICLIAIFADVVAPHTAVEQFRDALLVPPVWQEGGSWKFILGTDPVGRDMLSRLIYGSRYSLFVGCIVVSLALSVGIIVGLISGFVGGILDTLIMRIMDVILSFPAILLALALVAILGPSLVNAMIAIAIVQQPHYVRLTRAAVMGERSKDYVTAARVAGVKTPRLMFNTILPNCLAPLIVQGALSFSTAILDAAALGFLGMGAQPPTPEWGTMLAEAREFILRAWWVVTLPGIAILLTVLAINLMGDGIRDALDPKLRRS, encoded by the coding sequence ATGACAGACACGCTTGCACCCATCCCAGAAGATCTCGACAATCGCAAGACAACACGTCTGGCATTGTTGATTGAGTTCTGGAAGTATTTCAAGGAAAACAAGGGCGCTGTTGCCGGCATGTGGTTTTTCCTTTTTATCTGTCTGATCGCCATATTTGCCGATGTTGTTGCACCGCATACGGCAGTAGAACAGTTTCGCGACGCGCTCCTTGTCCCGCCAGTTTGGCAGGAAGGGGGATCGTGGAAATTTATTCTGGGAACTGATCCGGTTGGCCGCGACATGCTTTCCCGGCTTATTTACGGAAGCCGGTATTCATTATTTGTTGGTTGTATCGTGGTCTCACTGGCGTTGAGTGTCGGTATCATTGTTGGCCTGATTTCCGGCTTTGTTGGAGGTATTCTGGATACGCTGATCATGCGGATCATGGACGTTATCCTATCCTTTCCTGCCATCCTGCTCGCCCTTGCTTTGGTCGCCATTCTCGGCCCAAGCCTGGTCAATGCCATGATTGCTATCGCCATTGTTCAACAACCGCATTATGTCCGGCTTACCCGTGCGGCTGTCATGGGGGAACGCTCAAAGGATTATGTAACTGCGGCACGTGTTGCTGGCGTAAAAACACCGCGCCTGATGTTCAACACCATTCTACCCAATTGTCTCGCTCCTCTTATTGTCCAGGGCGCATTGTCCTTTTCGACGGCAATCCTCGATGCGGCAGCCTTGGGATTTTTGGGGATGGGTGCCCAGCCTCCAACGCCGGAATGGGGGACCATGCTTGCTGAGGCCCGTGAGTTTATCTTGCGCGCCTGGTGGGTTGTTACCCTGCCAGGGATCGCCATATTACTCACTGTTCTGGCCATCAATCTGATGGGAGATGGAATACGCGATGCTCTAGACCCCAAACTTCGGAGATCTTGA